One window from the genome of Halomicrobium zhouii encodes:
- the mch gene encoding methenyltetrahydromethanopterin cyclohydrolase, with protein sequence MESLNRMATELVDEAIDFADELTIGVHQQEGDAAVLDFGVEVPGAVEAGLLLAEIQTSGLATVQTAMDEVAGAPLTHVELSTDHPALGLLCSQKGGWELSVDDFEGLGSGPARALVAEEEEFNRVGYHDASDFAVLVVESEELPDENVAAHVAERTGVPESAVFFPTFSTASVTGSVVAAARAAELATFRLSELGYDPIEILSVTGKAPVAPVAGDEEAAIARTTDALAYGAQVHITVEEEFDRFEEVVSTAAEEYGTPLGETFDDADWDFSEVPVDVFAPAQVTVDVLGGETYVFGDTHEDVLAESFGL encoded by the coding sequence ATGGAGAGTCTCAACCGGATGGCGACCGAGCTCGTCGACGAGGCGATCGACTTCGCCGACGAACTCACGATCGGCGTCCACCAGCAGGAGGGGGACGCCGCCGTCCTCGACTTCGGGGTCGAGGTCCCCGGCGCGGTCGAGGCCGGGCTACTGCTCGCCGAGATACAGACCAGCGGCCTCGCGACCGTCCAGACGGCGATGGACGAGGTCGCCGGCGCGCCGCTGACCCACGTCGAGCTGTCGACCGACCACCCCGCCCTGGGGCTGCTGTGCTCGCAGAAAGGCGGCTGGGAGCTCAGCGTCGACGACTTCGAGGGCCTCGGCAGCGGCCCGGCCCGCGCGCTCGTCGCCGAGGAAGAGGAGTTCAACCGCGTCGGCTACCACGACGCCTCGGACTTCGCCGTCCTCGTCGTCGAGAGCGAGGAACTCCCCGACGAGAACGTCGCCGCCCACGTCGCCGAACGGACCGGCGTCCCAGAATCGGCAGTCTTCTTCCCCACCTTCTCGACGGCGAGCGTCACCGGGAGCGTCGTCGCCGCGGCCCGCGCCGCGGAACTGGCCACCTTCCGGCTCTCTGAACTGGGCTACGACCCCATCGAGATCCTCTCGGTGACGGGCAAGGCGCCGGTCGCCCCCGTCGCTGGAGACGAAGAGGCCGCCATCGCCCGGACGACGGACGCGCTGGCCTACGGCGCCCAGGTCCACATCACCGTCGAGGAGGAGTTCGACCGCTTCGAGGAGGTCGTCTCCACCGCGGCCGAGGAGTACGGCACGCCGCTCGGCGAGACGTTCGACGACGCCGACTGGGACTTTTCCGAGGTCCCCGTCGACGTGTTCGCCCCCGCCCAGGTCACCGTCGACGTCCTCGGCGGCGAGACGTACGTCTTCGGCGACACGCACGAGGACGTCCTGGCCGAGAGCTTCGGGCTCTGA